A genomic region of Hippoglossus hippoglossus isolate fHipHip1 chromosome 8, fHipHip1.pri, whole genome shotgun sequence contains the following coding sequences:
- the elfn1a gene encoding protein ELFN1, producing the protein MTLREAPMACGLGVVMSALFWSVAIVYLTHIGRVSGDCWLIEGEKGFVWLAICSQNQPPYEAIPQHINSTIVDLRLNENKIKSIHYSALSRFANLTYLNLTKNEISYIEDGAFSAQFNLQVLQMGFNKLRNLTEGILRGLGKLQYLYLQANLIETVTPNAFWECPNIENIDLSMNRIQQLDGSTFTSLNKLTTCELYTNPFNCSCELLGFVKWLSVFPNRTNERMVCDSPPGVSGFSLLSQNPNNPTYRNALHMLKTVCTDDYVTPFIALPTDSSTPPPDSTLCGLEDCPSGTEPDDITISATYSTVEVTPQMKVKQVTNTGATITVQIPHPFKKMYILILYNNSFFTEIRNLRDITEDIELKNLKPHTNYTYCVASIRNSLRHNHTCLTVTTGPRAEKDRAVNNATATHYIMTILGCLFSMVIFLGVVYYCLRRKRQQDEKHKKAGTLKKNIMELKYGQEMEGGTISRMSQKQLLAGESMARMPYLPSAAEMEQYKFQEISDTPKMMKGNYMEVRSMEHHERRECDMGMPGNSQGSVAEISTIAKEVDKVNQIINNCIDALKSESTSFQGVKSGAVSTAEPQLVLISEHPQNKSSLLSPVYTDSYHHSLQRHRTSDVSPKRPSTATGGPMRSPRPYRTESKYIEKTSPTGETILTVTPAATILRAEAEKIRHYSDHRHSYPDAQIEELEGPDGHKSSMLDPLTHTRSRDLAYSQLSSQYHNLSYSSSPEYYCKPSHSIWERFKLHRKRHKDDEYMAAGHALRKKVQFAKDEDLHDILDYWKGVSAQQKS; encoded by the coding sequence TATGAGGCCATCCCACAGCATATTAACAGCACCATTGTGGACCTTcgtttgaatgaaaacaaaatcaaaagcatCCATTATTCTGCTCTTAGTCGCTTTGCCAACTTGACCTACCTGAACCTGACAAAGAATGAAATCTCCTACATCGAGGACGGGGCCTTTTCTGCTCAGTTTAACTTACAAGTCCTGCAAATGGGCTTCAACAAGTTGCGCAACCTGACAGAGGGAATCCTCAGGGGTTTAGGAAAGCTGCAATACCTCTACCTCCAGGCAAACCTGATAGAGACTGTGACACCCAATGCCTTTTGGGAATGCCCCAACATAGAGAACATTGACCTCTCCATGAACCGAATCCAACAGTTAGACGGTTCCACGTTTACCAGTCTGAATAAACTGACCACCTGCGAGCTGTACACCAATCCTTTCAACTGCTCATGTGAATTACTTGGTTTTGTCAAATGGCTCTCGGTTTTCCCAAACAGGACGAACGAGCGGATGGTCTGCGACTCCCCACCCGGCGTCTCCGGTTTTAGTTTACTGAGCCAGAATCCGAACAATCCGACATATCGAAACGCACTCCACATGCTCAAAACTGTGTGCACGGATGACTATGTGACGCCATTTATTGCTTTGCCCACTGACTCTTCAACGCCCCCACCAGACTCAACACTCTGCGGGCTGGAAGACTGTCCATCAGGCACAGAACCAGATGACATTACCATCAGTGCGACCTACAGCACCGTGGAAGTAACCCCTCAGATGAAAGTGAAGCAAGTAACGAATACAGGTGCCACCATCACAGTTCAGATCCCCCATCCTTTCAAAAAGATGTACATCCTCATTCTGTACAACAACAGCTTCTTCACAGAAATTCGAAATCTAAGAGATATCACGGAGGATATCGAACTGAAAAACCTTAAACCCCACACTAACTACACATACTGTGTGGCTTCAATACGAAACTCCCTTAGACACAACCACACTTGTCTGACTGTCACCACAGGCCCTCGGGCTGAGAAGGACAGAGCTGTAAACAATGCAACTGCCACTCATTATATTATGACAATTTTAGGCTGCCTCTTTAGCATGGTCATTTTTCTTGGGGTGGTCTACTATTGCTTGCGAAGAAAGCGTCAGCAAGatgaaaagcacaaaaaagCAGGTACCCTGAAGAAAAATATAATGGAACTTAAGTATGGACAAGAAATGGAAGGGGGGACTATTTCCCGAATGTCGCAGAAGCAGCTGTTGGCTGGGGAGAGCATGGCCCGTATGCCGTACCTACCATCTGCTGCTGAAATGGAGCAGTACAAATTTCAAGAGATAAGTGATACTCCTAAAATGATGAAGGGAAATTACATGGAGGTGCGAAGTATGGAACACCATGAACGCAGGGAGTGTGACATGGGAATGCCCGGGAACAGCCAGGGGTCGGTGGCAGAGATTTCCACCATTGCAAAAGAGGTGGATAAAGTCAATCAGATAATTAACAACTGTATAGATGCTCTAAAGTCAGAATCCACCTCTTTTCAAGGAGTGAAATCCGGAGCCGTGTCGACAGCAGAGCCTCAGCTCGTACTAATATCCGAACACCCACAGAATAAGTCCAGCCTGCTGTCGCCAGTGTACACGGACAGCTACCATCATTCTCTGCAGAGGCATCGGACCTCTGATGTCTCACCAAAGAGGCCCAGCACTGCCACAGGAGGGCCCATGCGAAGCCCCAGGCCTTATCGCACTGAATCCAAGTACATAGAGAAAACCTCCCCAACGGGAGAGACCATCCTCACTGTAACACCTGCTGCCACCATCCTGAGGGCTGAGGCGGAGAAGATCCGCCACTACAGTGACCACCGGCACTCGTACCCCGATGCTCAGATAGAGGAGCTGGAAGGACCCGACGGCCACAAGTCCTCCATGCTGGACCCGCTCACTCACACCCGCTCCAGAGACTTAGCGTACTCCCAGCTGTCATCTCAGTATCACAATCTAAGCTATTCTTCCAGTCCCGAGTACTACTGCAAACCTTCACATAGCATCTGGGAGCGGTTCAAACTCCACCGGAAACGGCACAAAGATGATGAGTACATGGCTGCAGGGCATGCACTGCGGAAGAAAGTCCAGTTTGCAAAGGATGAGGACCTGCACGATATTTTAGACTACTGGAAAGGAGTGTCAGCCCAACAGAAATCATAA